TAAAGTTGTACAAGAAATTTTTAAAAAGATTTATGAAAAAGGCGATATCTACAAAAGTACATATGAAGGGCTTTATTGTACTCCATGTGAAACGTTTTGGTTAGAACGTCAATTGGTAGATGGAAAATGCCCAGATTGCGGTCGTCCAGTAGAAACAGTTCAGGAAGAAAGTTATTTCTTCCGTATGTCAAAATATCAGGAGCGTCTATTAAAATTTATTGAAGATAATCCGGATTTTATTCAACCGGTATCACGCCGTAATGAAATGATTAACTTCATCAAAGGCGGGTTAGAGGATCTTTGTATCTCCCGTACAACTTTTGACTGGGGAATTCCCGTACCAATTGATGGAAAACATGTTATTTATGTATGGTTTGATGCACTTAGCAACTATTTAACAGCAGCGGGCTATTTATCAGATGAAGAAAAGTTCAAGAAATATTGGCCGGCAGATTTGCATTTAGTGGGAAAGGAAATCGTTCGTTTCCATTCGATTATTTGGCCAATTATTCTAATGGCTCTTGATATTGAATTGCCGAAAAAGGTGTATGGACATGGTTGGTTAATCGTAGAAGGCGATAAAATGTCAAAATCTAAAGGAAATGTTATCGATCCGGTTGGATTGATTGAAGAGTTTGGTGCAGATGCGATTCGTTATTTCTTGCTTAGAGAAATAAACCTTGGTATGGATGGCAATTTCTCGCGTGATGCATTGATTCAAAGGATTAATTCTGACCTTGCAAATGATTTAGGAAATTTATTGCACCGTACACTTAGCATGGTAGCACGATTTAATGATGGAATTGTTCTTGAGCCTGGTCAAGCAGATGAAGTAGACGGATCTCTCATTGATTTAGCGAAAAAAACCGTATCTGAATATGAAATGTTAATGGATAAAATGGATATTAGCCCAACGATTAAATTGGTATGGGCGTTTATTAGCCGTACTAATAAATATATTGATGAAACGATGCCATGGGCGCTTGCAAAAGATCCAGAAAAAAAATCTCGCTTAAATACGGTGATGTATAATTTGGTAGAAAGCTTGCGCGTAATTAGTGTGCTAATTGCTCCATTTATGCCGATAACTGCAGAAAAAATATGGAATCAATTGGGCATTGCTCAAGCATTTGATGAGGTTCAATTCGCGGATATAAAATCTTGGGGCAAAACGCCTGTAGGTACGAAAGTAAATAAACCTGAGCAACTTTTCCCAAGGATTGAAGAAGAAAAAGAAGAAAAAACTCAAAAGGTAGAAGTGAAGCCAGCAGTGAATGAAAAAGTAGTTGTTGAACCGGCTGTAACTGAAGAAATTAGCATTGAGGATTTTAGTAAAGTACATTTGCGTGTAGTGAAAGTATTGGCAGCAGAAAAAGTTAAAAAAGCTGATCGATTGTTAATGCTTACCGTAGATTTGGGCGATGAACAACGAACAATTATTTCTGGAATTGCTGAGCACTATACGCCGGAAGAATTAATTGGTAAGAATGTTGTTATGGTGATTAATTTAAAACCGGCAAAAATTCGTGGTGTTGTTTCAAAAGGAATGGTTCTTGCAGCATCAATAGATGATAAATTAAAAGTAATTGAAGTAGATATGCCAGTGGGTAGTAAGGTGAAGTAAAATGTTTTTTGATTCTCATGCTCATCTTGATGATGAAAAATTTACTGATGACCGTGCAGAGGTCATTGCGCGGGCGAAAGAAAATGGTGTAACGCATATTGTGAATATTGGTGCAGATATGGAGTCTTCGGCGCGGTCAATTGGGCTGACGCAGCAGTATGATATGATTTATGCAACGGTTGGAGTGCATCCTCACGATGCAAAGAAGGTTATAGTATCTGACTATGACCAACTGGCGCAGTGGACAAGGTTAGATAAAGTTGTGGCAATTGGTGAGATTGGGCTGGATTATTACTATGACCTATCTCCGCGAGAGCTACAAAGAGAAGTTTTTATCAGACAACTTGATGTTGCTCGGCAAACGCATATGCCAATAGTGATTCATGATCGTGATGCACATGGCGAAACGATGGAGATTTTAAAACGTGAAGGAAAAGGGTTGATAGGGGTAGTCCATTGTTTTGCCGGCAGTATGGAAATGGCAGCAGAGCTGATCAAAATGGGCTGGTATATCGGTTGCGATGGACCAGTAACATTTAAAAATGCAGCAAAACTACCGGAAATTATGAAAAAGATTCCATTAGAACGTTTGCTTATTGAAACGGATAGTCCATATCTCACACCTGTACCATTTCGCGGTAAGCGTAATGAGCCAGCCTATGTTCGCTTTGTTGCAGAGCATATTGCTGGTTTGCGGGGGGTTTCTATTGAAGAGATTGCGAAAGCAACGACGCAAAATGTATGTGATTTATTTCAAATCAAACTATAGAAAAATCAGTTATGTTAATATAATTACAAAAAATGATCGGAAAGAGATTCTCTTTCCGATCATTTTTTATAACCTGCTACTGAATTCGATAAGCAAGATTTGATTTGGGGAAAGATTAACTCCGTTTGAAATTTATTCAGCGTTATAAGGTTTTTATTTTCGCCTAAAAGCCAAAGTTTGGGTAAGGCTAATCAACGGATAAAATGACCATTGCTTTCTAAAAAAAGATGTACTAAGATGAAAGAAAATTTACAAATGAAATCCTAAAAAAATATAAAAATTATTTTTAAAGCATAAGGGGGGATTAAATGAAATTGCCAGATTTCTTAACACGCATATTTTTAGGATTATTAACGCTATGCATACTTAATTTAGATTTAGGTTCTATTGTAAATGCAGGACCTGCCCCAATTCTAACTGGTGCTAGATTTGTTTACTTAGCGGTAGGGGGAAATGAATATTTATATCCGAACAATCGAAATAAAGTAATTTGTCCTACCGAACTAGATGGAGAATATGTAGATATTATGGTTGAGTTCAAAGGGTATCCTAATCAAAGTGTAACTTTTATTAGGCAAGGTGGAATCGCATTGAAAAAAACGATAAATTCCATTACACCGACTAAAAATGGGGTTAGAACGCTTTATAGAATTAAAAAAGAAGATATGTCTGGCGGATACATAATTCTAACATTAGATGCTAAAGGGGCAAATGGTGGAAGTGCGAGTGCTTCTGTAGAAGGATTAAGACTTATTCCATAAAA
This genomic interval from Selenobaculum gibii contains the following:
- the metG gene encoding methionine--tRNA ligase produces the protein MEKKSFYITTPIYYPSDKLHIGHAYCTTIADSVARYKRLCGYDVLFLTGSDEHGQKIQRKAAEQNITPLQYVDKIVAGFQDLWVRLNISNDDFIRTTEERHHKVVQEIFKKIYEKGDIYKSTYEGLYCTPCETFWLERQLVDGKCPDCGRPVETVQEESYFFRMSKYQERLLKFIEDNPDFIQPVSRRNEMINFIKGGLEDLCISRTTFDWGIPVPIDGKHVIYVWFDALSNYLTAAGYLSDEEKFKKYWPADLHLVGKEIVRFHSIIWPIILMALDIELPKKVYGHGWLIVEGDKMSKSKGNVIDPVGLIEEFGADAIRYFLLREINLGMDGNFSRDALIQRINSDLANDLGNLLHRTLSMVARFNDGIVLEPGQADEVDGSLIDLAKKTVSEYEMLMDKMDISPTIKLVWAFISRTNKYIDETMPWALAKDPEKKSRLNTVMYNLVESLRVISVLIAPFMPITAEKIWNQLGIAQAFDEVQFADIKSWGKTPVGTKVNKPEQLFPRIEEEKEEKTQKVEVKPAVNEKVVVEPAVTEEISIEDFSKVHLRVVKVLAAEKVKKADRLLMLTVDLGDEQRTIISGIAEHYTPEELIGKNVVMVINLKPAKIRGVVSKGMVLAASIDDKLKVIEVDMPVGSKVK
- a CDS encoding TatD family hydrolase, with translation MFFDSHAHLDDEKFTDDRAEVIARAKENGVTHIVNIGADMESSARSIGLTQQYDMIYATVGVHPHDAKKVIVSDYDQLAQWTRLDKVVAIGEIGLDYYYDLSPRELQREVFIRQLDVARQTHMPIVIHDRDAHGETMEILKREGKGLIGVVHCFAGSMEMAAELIKMGWYIGCDGPVTFKNAAKLPEIMKKIPLERLLIETDSPYLTPVPFRGKRNEPAYVRFVAEHIAGLRGVSIEEIAKATTQNVCDLFQIKL